The following DNA comes from Megalopta genalis isolate 19385.01 chromosome 14, iyMegGena1_principal, whole genome shotgun sequence.
atcataacgGCAGTACTAATTATCGAAGAACATCATCTATTAATTAATCCGATACATTGTACATTCACTATTACAATTATGCATAAAGAAACTTTCATCGAGATAGATGGATAGATAAACTTGAGGCTCGACCACGATTATACATACGTACTCGTACGTGCTTGCACTAGCTGTACATACTCATACATACGTATATACTTAAAACTACTTAAAACAGATATGTATCGATTATCGAACAAGGTTTGTACGAATCTTTATTGAACGTATTTTCTTGGCAATTTCCAGTCAACTGAAATCAATTATTAAAATCATGTACCGTAATTCTAGTAATAAAGGAaagagaaggagaagaaaagataaacagaataaaatagatcaaaagaaatgaaaattataaacagcGTCGAAATATATATGCATAGCGTCGAAATATTTAATGTATGTATgcaaatatgtacatatatacatagtgttatGACTTGCGACTGCAACCGATGCGTTTGTACGATCAGTACATTTTGTAGGAAACTTGTTACATATATACATGCATGCTAAAGAGTGACTGATACTGTTAATGGCGCTGGATTTCCACGGGGAAAACCCTGCAACCGAACTCAAGGTTAAATGCAACTACGCCTTGTCAAGATAAGTTACAGTATTCATGTTTGGTTAGTATGCGATTGATCACGACTGTTACTGCAACATAGCAATTTGTTTATTTTGGAGTTTTTCTACGataactttatttatatcatttttgttTGCTAGTTTTTTTTTATAACTTATACACCGAACAATAGTTGTTTGTGTGACCTTAAAAATATACATAATGCGTGAACTTTTTGAAAATTACGCGATTTGCGAGAATGTAACCGAAAGCCAGAATTATCCTTCTTACGGACATGGtaatttttgttaatattttcCTATATGTTAAAAATGTTGACTTTATTGATTAATTTACTTATCATTTCAGTTTACTGGTAACAATGTAGTAATTTACTTATCCTTTAGAAAGTGCTGCATACAATGCAGTATTATAGTTTACATtcgaaatatgaaaatataaaattataattaaatgtttatattatgtAGTTTTAATCAAGatatatacttatttattttcaagACTTAGAAATGATGAGTAATCAGGATGTACTTAGTCCATACACTGGATCTCAAGGAACAAGTGCTGCATCGCCTATTTCAACATCTTTATCACCATTGTATAATATGGATGTATCAATGAGTTCTTTCAGAGATGTTACAGGTATATATTCATATTTCGAAAATCCACTGTTATACCCAGTGTGTAACGATGAATTTCTAAAATgtgaaatgtttttattttaatatatatcttcTCAGCCCTTGGCGAACCGTATCTTACAATTTTGGAACAACCAATTGAGAAATTTCGATTTCGATATAAATCGGAAATGATAGGAACACATGGAAGTTTAGTGGGTTCAAATGTTGGTAGTGGTCGCAATAAACATGCGCCAACTGTTCaggtatatatattttctttatttaattgAGTAATGTAGTACTTTCGCTAGACGATCAATAATTTAATTCCTCCAGTTACATAATTTCCCCGTAAGAGCAAAAATACGATGTACGTTAGTTACATCCGATGAGAACGCAAGGATACCTCATGCCCACAGATTGGTACGTAGAGTTAATGGCGAAGACTGCGATGATCCTCATATAATTGACGTCACTCCAGAAAATGGCTTCATTGCAACGTAtgctatattttatttattagtcaCTAATTTTGCCGTCCCTATCTAAATTTCATTACTTTCGATTTCTTATTAATTGTATAATATGTAGATTTCATGGAATGGGAATTATACACACAGCaaagaaatatgtaaaagaagaacTTGTTAAAAAAATGCGATTAGAAGcaattgaaaaaaagaaaagggaaaACGGAACCAATACTCTCACAACACGAGAAGAAGCTCAGGTACGGTATTTTAACAttattcttcaattattttaatgtAGTTCTACTTGTTCTTATATAGACTCATTTTACCGAGTGATTTTATAGATCAAACATGATGCTGATACGTATCAGAAATGTGTAAACCTAAATAGCGTTGCATTGTGTTTTCAAGCGTTCATGTTGAATGAATACAACGTTATGACACCAATACCAAATTGTATTGTCTATTCAAATCCTATTAATAATCTCAGTAAGTAAAAAgttataatagatatattatatatatatatatatatatatatatatatatatatatatatatatatatatatataacctttGCTATAAACACTGCATGAAAATTCTATAGAGTGTACAAGAGATGTGTCACGACAAGTGATTTCTTTTACAACAGAATTTCGTTGAGATgtcatacatcccaagtgtacagtaaaaattaaaacatttcctatgaaaaaattgtttataatataataatttttgtaatttattaGAAAGTGCATTAACTGGAGAATTGAAAATATGTAGAATTGATAAACTCAGTAGTAGTGTTGAAGGAGGCGAAGAAATTTTCTTACTTGTAGAAAAAGTAGGAAAAAGTAAGTATACTCTTTTTTCATAAAACGTATAAGAAAGTGTTTTCGAACgtctattttttttattacagagAACATAAAAGTAAAATTGTTTGAGTTAAATGACGACAACAATGAAATTTGGAGTGATTATGGTCGCTTTTCAGAATTGGATGTACATCACCAATATGCAATTGTATTTCGGTATTTCAGCAACTTAACACTAatcaatttttaacaaataatCATTATTTACTTTTAATTACGTTCATGTATACTTTTATAGAACACCACGATATAGAGACGTCAATATTACATCTTCAAAGCAAGTCTTCATACAATTAGAGAGACCGACTGATGGTGATTGTTCTGAACCATTAAAATTTACTTATAAACCAAGCGATAGAATTATAGGTAAATTGAATATTCCAAATCATTCAAATaatcttaaaaaaaaaagtaatcaAAGTATGTAATATTCAGGAAGAAAACGCCAAAGAATGTCCCACTCTGGAAGCAGTGATTTATCGAACTTTGTATTACCTAATTTTAATActgaaatagaaaatatatcaGGACTTTCAAGCGGAGATAGTCGAGAAATTTCGACAGAAATAAAAAAGCTCTTATCAAGCGGTTCAGCCGAGAATTCAACGTTTATTAATAACTTAAACTTGGAAGGTAAACATAAACTACAAACATATCTCgataaagtaaaaatatttgtaattatttttataagtttTATGTGTTTCTTTGCACAGAATATTTAGCAGAATTTCTCTCCAATGAGGACGCTTTGGTAACCGATGGCCCATCATCTAAACAAGTATATATAtgttcattattattttgtatttcataTATTGATGCTTCAgtctttattattaattttaactttagctttattattaagtatactaaacaaatggacaatattttattttctagcATGAGAATGATTTAATGTTCCCGAAAAATATACTTATGGTCGCTATGAAACACATGAAGTCAGATCCAAGTAATAATAGAGCGCATATACGTCAGCTGCTTAAAGACCGTTCCACGTTTGGAGATTCTCCATTGCACGCAGCACTCCGAAACGGTCAACGTGACATTGTCAAGTATATATTAATGTTGATAAGCTTCGACAACGATTGCAAGATACTTGTCAATGAACAGAATAGTTCTGGAAAGGTAAAATATCTTTTCCATACCATACTTTTTCTGCCAAAATTCTTACAAATATTCAAccaattattatgtatatgtacaggttgttccacaattattttaacagccgaaaatgtggggtagctgaggtcatttgaaataactttttcctttgcgaaaatgcaatccgcgactttgtttacgagttattaacgaaaaacactgaccaatgagaggtgacggcgcgaagttcgagagcccgcagcacgaggctttgacagaaggtcgggacggactcgagccgcgttcgaagtattgaacaagtcacgaagcgagaactttccggattttttttactacgtaacagtaatatttttaagaaaaacgctgttcaccctta
Coding sequences within:
- the Rel gene encoding nuclear factor NF-kappa-B family member relish isoform X2 — its product is MFDLEMMSNQDVLSPYTGSQGTSAASPISTSLSPLYNMDVSMSSFRDVTALGEPYLTILEQPIEKFRFRYKSEMIGTHGSLVGSNVGSGRNKHAPTVQLHNFPVRAKIRCTLVTSDENARIPHAHRLVRRVNGEDCDDPHIIDVTPENGFIATFHGMGIIHTAKKYVKEELVKKMRLEAIEKKKRENGTNTLTTREEAQIKHDADTYQKCVNLNSVALCFQAFMLNEYNVMTPIPNCIVYSNPINNLKSALTGELKICRIDKLSSSVEGGEEIFLLVEKVGKKNIKVKLFELNDDNNEIWSDYGRFSELDVHHQYAIVFRTPRYRDVNITSSKQVFIQLERPTDGDCSEPLKFTYKPSDRIIGRKRQRMSHSGSSDLSNFVLPNFNTEIENISGLSSGDSREISTEIKKLLSSGSAENSTFINNLNLEEYLAEFLSNEDALVTDGPSSKQHENDLMFPKNILMVAMKHMKSDPSNNRAHIRQLLKDRSTFGDSPLHAALRNGQRDIVKYILMLISFDNDCKILVNEQNSSGKTPLHYAVLQNQPDIMRALLKLGADPNRSDEHGCCPLHMAVRNPQAAACVRTLLSDKKTKMEIHDDAGWAPLHLAAEAGSFNAVRLLVEAGTNVNSTDMSYGRTALHIAVDGGHKEIVEYLLSETNIAINKRNFSGNTALHSAVVYSGTRAKELCALLIKYGADPYIENHNKESSDVEKRSTHVKEEINSDNENTEEMNGQSSFDLAMNKPDILQLLNGQAEESSNKMSSVSTKLEVEDEDLQKEWLNNEQKQELSNILDKTQGWRQLAKHLKFEYMLRTLQQSSLSPTQLLLNYIDIQSSISLNDLQTALKDIGETQAANYVNKILIVRS
- the Rel gene encoding nuclear factor NF-kappa-B family member relish isoform X1; this encodes MRELFENYAICENVTESQNYPSYGHDLEMMSNQDVLSPYTGSQGTSAASPISTSLSPLYNMDVSMSSFRDVTALGEPYLTILEQPIEKFRFRYKSEMIGTHGSLVGSNVGSGRNKHAPTVQLHNFPVRAKIRCTLVTSDENARIPHAHRLVRRVNGEDCDDPHIIDVTPENGFIATFHGMGIIHTAKKYVKEELVKKMRLEAIEKKKRENGTNTLTTREEAQIKHDADTYQKCVNLNSVALCFQAFMLNEYNVMTPIPNCIVYSNPINNLKSALTGELKICRIDKLSSSVEGGEEIFLLVEKVGKKNIKVKLFELNDDNNEIWSDYGRFSELDVHHQYAIVFRTPRYRDVNITSSKQVFIQLERPTDGDCSEPLKFTYKPSDRIIGRKRQRMSHSGSSDLSNFVLPNFNTEIENISGLSSGDSREISTEIKKLLSSGSAENSTFINNLNLEEYLAEFLSNEDALVTDGPSSKQHENDLMFPKNILMVAMKHMKSDPSNNRAHIRQLLKDRSTFGDSPLHAALRNGQRDIVKYILMLISFDNDCKILVNEQNSSGKTPLHYAVLQNQPDIMRALLKLGADPNRSDEHGCCPLHMAVRNPQAAACVRTLLSDKKTKMEIHDDAGWAPLHLAAEAGSFNAVRLLVEAGTNVNSTDMSYGRTALHIAVDGGHKEIVEYLLSETNIAINKRNFSGNTALHSAVVYSGTRAKELCALLIKYGADPYIENHNKESSDVEKRSTHVKEEINSDNENTEEMNGQSSFDLAMNKPDILQLLNGQAEESSNKMSSVSTKLEVEDEDLQKEWLNNEQKQELSNILDKTQGWRQLAKHLKFEYMLRTLQQSSLSPTQLLLNYIDIQSSISLNDLQTALKDIGETQAANYVNKILIVRS